From one Streptomyces sp. N50 genomic stretch:
- a CDS encoding O-methyltransferase: protein MSRFPAPTDTVTPRQPRGQERVITGNRQTSWAFADAYVAEDEALRWARDRAREAGLRSVSPGTGAALRMLAATVDAKAVAEIGTGTGVSGMHLLYGMRPDGVLTTVDPEPDHQQFARQAFRACGFASNRARFIPGRALDVLPRLADAGYDLVFCDGDRLEFLDYLAESLRLLRPGGLVVFEGVFANGRTVDSGPQPTEVLRLRELLRTVRESPELLPSLLPVGDGLLCAVKR, encoded by the coding sequence ATCAGCAGGTTCCCGGCACCAACGGATACAGTCACGCCCAGGCAACCACGGGGACAGGAGAGGGTCATTACCGGCAACCGGCAGACGAGCTGGGCGTTCGCCGACGCCTATGTCGCCGAGGACGAAGCACTGCGCTGGGCCCGTGACCGGGCCCGCGAGGCAGGGCTGCGCTCGGTGTCGCCCGGCACGGGCGCCGCGCTGCGGATGCTCGCCGCCACCGTGGACGCGAAGGCGGTGGCGGAGATCGGCACCGGGACCGGCGTCTCCGGGATGCATCTTCTGTACGGCATGCGGCCGGACGGGGTACTGACCACCGTCGACCCGGAGCCGGACCACCAGCAGTTCGCCCGCCAGGCCTTCCGCGCCTGCGGTTTCGCCAGCAACCGGGCCCGCTTCATCCCGGGCCGCGCCCTGGACGTGCTGCCCCGGCTCGCGGACGCGGGCTACGACCTCGTGTTCTGCGACGGTGACCGGCTGGAGTTCCTGGACTATCTCGCTGAATCGTTGCGCCTGCTGCGTCCGGGTGGCCTCGTGGTCTTCGAGGGCGTCTTCGCCAACGGCCGCACCGTCGACTCGGGCCCCCAGCCCACCGAAGTCCTCCGGCTGCGCGAACTGCTGCGCACCGTGCGCGAGAGCCCGGAGCTGCTGCCGTCCCTGCTTCCGGTGGGCGACGGCCTGCTGTGCGCCGTCAAGCGCTGA
- a CDS encoding S1C family serine protease, whose product MTLHVTGDEESATGTGIVLDTRGHILTNNHVVRPAGGGGAISVRFGGGQTVKGAVVGRDTGYDLAVVQVRGVRGLTPMPLGNSDNVRVGDPVVAIGAPFDLDDTVTSGIISATERPITAGGEASDGSDVSYVDALQTDAPINPGNSGGPLLDARGRLVGVNSAIRSADYGDGDGSGGGDGVESEQGGSIGLGFAIPVNLAKRVAEEIINTGKATHPVIGVSLDLEYAGDGARIATKGSGDGPAVTAGGPGAKAGLKAGDVITEVDGEPVHSGNELIVRTRAHRPGDHVRLTLRRGGKDMTLSLVLGSATGD is encoded by the coding sequence GTGACCCTGCATGTCACCGGAGATGAGGAGTCGGCGACCGGTACCGGGATCGTGCTGGATACGCGGGGGCACATTCTCACCAACAACCATGTCGTGCGGCCCGCCGGTGGTGGCGGGGCGATATCCGTCAGGTTCGGTGGGGGGCAGACCGTCAAGGGCGCCGTCGTCGGGCGGGACACCGGGTACGACCTCGCGGTCGTGCAGGTGCGGGGGGTGCGCGGGCTGACGCCGATGCCGCTCGGGAATTCCGACAACGTGCGGGTCGGGGACCCCGTTGTCGCGATCGGGGCGCCCTTCGATCTGGACGACACCGTGACCTCCGGGATCATCAGCGCCACGGAGCGACCCATCACCGCCGGGGGTGAGGCGTCGGACGGGAGCGATGTGTCGTATGTCGATGCCCTGCAGACCGACGCGCCGATCAATCCCGGGAACTCCGGTGGGCCGTTGCTCGATGCGCGGGGGCGGCTGGTCGGGGTCAACTCGGCTATTCGGTCCGCCGATTACGGGGATGGGGATGGGAGTGGGGGTGGGGATGGGGTGGAGAGTGAGCAGGGCGGGTCCATCGGGCTCGGGTTCGCCATACCCGTCAATCTGGCCAAGCGGGTTGCCGAGGAAATCATCAATACCGGGAAGGCGACCCATCCGGTCATCGGCGTCAGCCTCGACCTGGAATACGCGGGGGACGGCGCCCGCATCGCCACGAAGGGCAGCGGCGACGGGCCCGCCGTCACCGCGGGCGGTCCCGGTGCCAAGGCGGGACTCAAGGCCGGCGACGTCATCACCGAGGTCGACGGCGAGCCTGTCCACTCCGGGAACGAGCTCATCGTCAGGACGCGCGCCCATCGGCCCGGCGACCACGTGCGGCTGACGCTGCGGCGAGGCGGCAAGGACATGACCTTGTCGCTCGTTCTGGGCTCGGCGACCGGTGATTGA
- a CDS encoding Mrp/NBP35 family ATP-binding protein: MATEDAVREALSTVNDPEINRPITELGMVKSVEIGADGAVAVTVYLTVSGCPMRETITQRVTDAVMGVEGVTGVEVTLDVMSDEQRKELATALRGGKAEREVPFAQPGSLTRVYAVASGKGGVGKSSVTVNLAAAMAADGLKVGVVDADIYGHSVPRMLGADGLPTQVENMIMPPSAHGVKVISIGMFTPGNAPVVWRGPMLHRALQQFLADVYWGDLDVLLLDLPPGTGDIAISVAQLVPNAEILVVTTPQQAAAEVAERAGSIAVQTHQKIVGVVENMAGLPCPHCGEMVDVFGTGGGQSVADGLTRTTGASVPVLGSIPIDVRLREGGDEGKPVVLSDPDSPAGAALRAIAGKLGGRQRGLSGMSLGITPRNKF; the protein is encoded by the coding sequence ATGGCTACGGAAGACGCGGTGCGTGAAGCGCTGTCGACGGTGAACGACCCCGAGATCAACCGACCCATCACCGAGTTGGGGATGGTCAAGTCGGTGGAGATCGGTGCGGACGGAGCGGTCGCGGTCACCGTGTACCTGACGGTCTCCGGCTGTCCCATGCGCGAGACCATCACCCAGCGCGTGACCGACGCGGTCATGGGCGTCGAGGGCGTCACCGGTGTCGAGGTGACCCTGGACGTGATGAGCGACGAGCAGCGCAAGGAACTCGCGACCGCCCTGCGCGGTGGCAAGGCCGAGCGCGAGGTTCCCTTCGCGCAGCCCGGCTCCCTCACCCGCGTGTACGCGGTCGCCTCCGGCAAGGGCGGCGTCGGCAAGTCCTCGGTGACGGTGAACCTCGCGGCCGCGATGGCCGCCGACGGCCTGAAGGTCGGTGTCGTCGACGCCGACATCTACGGCCACTCCGTGCCCCGCATGCTGGGCGCCGACGGCCTCCCCACCCAGGTCGAGAACATGATCATGCCGCCGTCGGCACACGGCGTGAAGGTCATCTCCATCGGCATGTTCACCCCGGGCAACGCACCGGTGGTGTGGCGCGGGCCCATGCTGCACCGGGCACTGCAGCAGTTCCTGGCGGACGTGTACTGGGGCGACCTGGATGTGTTGTTGCTCGACCTCCCGCCGGGCACGGGCGACATCGCGATCTCCGTCGCCCAGCTCGTCCCGAACGCCGAGATCCTGGTCGTGACGACCCCTCAGCAGGCGGCGGCCGAGGTCGCCGAGCGCGCGGGCTCCATCGCCGTACAGACCCACCAGAAGATCGTCGGCGTCGTCGAGAACATGGCGGGCCTGCCGTGCCCGCACTGCGGCGAGATGGTCGACGTCTTCGGCACGGGCGGCGGCCAGTCGGTCGCGGACGGCCTCACGCGCACGACGGGCGCGTCGGTCCCGGTGCTGGGGAGCATTCCGATCGACGTCCGCCTCCGCGAGGGCGGCGACGAGGGCAAGCCGGTGGTCCTGAGCGACCCGGACTCCCCGGCGGGGGCTGCGCTGCGCGCGATCGCGGGCAAGCTGGGGGGACGGCAGCGGGGCCTTTCGGGCATGTCGCTGGGGATCACCCCGCGGAACAAGTTCTAG
- a CDS encoding magnesium transporter MgtE N-terminal domain-containing protein — translation MAAGAPRVFVSHLSGVAVFDPNGDQVGRVRDLVAMLRVGNRPPRLLGLVVELSTRRRIFLPMTRITGIESGQVITTGVLNVRRFEQRPTERLVFGELLDRRVTLVETHEEVTVLDLSVQHLPARRDWEIDRIFVRKGKTGGAFRRAKGETLTVDWSSVTGFSLEEQGQGAESLLATFEQLRPADLANVLHHLSPKRRAEVAAALDDDRLADVLEELPEDDQIEILGKLKEERAADVLEAMDPDDAADLLSELPEDDKERLLNLMQPSEAADVRRLMSYEEHTAGGLMTTEPIVLRPDATVADALARVRSADLSPALAAQVYVCRPPDDTPTGKYLGTVHFQRLLRDPPYTLVSAIIDDDLQPLDPDASLQLIAGFFATYDMVAAPVVDETGSLLGAVTVDDVLDHMLPEDWRETEFHLDEGDSDGENEASTETEEVAAHDS, via the coding sequence ATGGCAGCCGGCGCTCCCCGAGTCTTCGTGTCGCACCTCTCCGGTGTCGCCGTCTTCGACCCGAACGGCGACCAGGTGGGCCGCGTCCGCGACCTCGTCGCCATGCTCCGCGTGGGCAACCGGCCCCCGCGGCTGCTCGGCCTCGTCGTCGAACTCTCCACCCGGCGCCGCATCTTCCTCCCGATGACCCGGATCACCGGCATCGAGTCCGGCCAGGTCATCACGACGGGTGTGCTGAACGTCCGCCGCTTCGAGCAACGGCCCACCGAGCGGCTGGTGTTCGGCGAACTGCTGGACCGGCGCGTCACCCTCGTCGAGACCCACGAGGAGGTCACCGTCCTCGACCTCTCGGTGCAGCATCTGCCGGCCCGCCGGGACTGGGAGATCGACCGGATCTTCGTCCGCAAGGGCAAGACCGGCGGAGCCTTCAGAAGGGCCAAGGGCGAGACGCTGACCGTGGACTGGTCCAGCGTCACCGGTTTCTCCCTGGAGGAGCAGGGGCAGGGCGCGGAGAGCCTCCTGGCCACCTTCGAGCAGCTGCGCCCCGCCGACCTCGCCAACGTCCTGCACCACCTCTCCCCCAAGCGCCGGGCCGAGGTCGCCGCCGCCCTCGACGACGACCGCCTCGCCGACGTCCTCGAAGAGCTCCCGGAGGACGACCAGATCGAGATCCTCGGCAAGCTGAAGGAGGAGCGCGCGGCCGACGTCCTGGAGGCCATGGACCCGGACGACGCGGCCGACCTCCTCTCCGAACTCCCCGAGGACGACAAGGAACGCCTCCTCAACCTGATGCAGCCCTCGGAGGCGGCCGACGTACGCCGCCTGATGTCGTACGAGGAGCACACCGCGGGCGGCCTCATGACCACCGAGCCGATCGTCCTACGGCCCGACGCGACCGTCGCCGACGCGCTCGCCCGGGTCCGCAGCGCCGACCTCTCCCCCGCGCTCGCCGCGCAGGTGTACGTCTGCCGCCCGCCCGACGACACCCCGACCGGCAAGTACCTCGGCACGGTCCACTTCCAGCGGCTGCTGCGCGACCCGCCGTACACCCTGGTCAGCGCGATCATCGACGACGACCTGCAGCCGCTGGACCCGGACGCGTCGCTCCAGTTGATCGCCGGGTTCTTCGCGACGTACGACATGGTCGCGGCGCCCGTGGTCGACGAGACCGGGTCGCTGCTCGGCGCGGTGACCGTGGACGACGTGCTGGACCACATGCTGCCGGAGGACTGGCGGGAGACCGAGTTCCATCTCGACGAGGGCGACAGCGACGGCGAGAACGAGGCATCGACAGAGACGGAGGAGGTGGCGGCTCATGACTCCTGA
- a CDS encoding sec-independent translocase, translating to MFNDIGPLELVTIIVLAVLVFGPDKLPKVIQDVMRTIRKIREFSESAKADIREELGPEFKDFDFEDLNPKTFLRKQLDNDELGLKEIRNGFDLKKEMAEVTEAVQSADTPSSSPSSSGRLDMTKKPEEPERDDRPPFDADAT from the coding sequence GTGTTCAATGACATAGGACCGCTCGAGCTGGTGACGATCATTGTGCTCGCCGTGCTCGTCTTCGGTCCGGACAAGCTCCCGAAGGTCATCCAGGACGTCATGCGGACGATCCGGAAGATCCGAGAGTTCTCGGAGAGCGCCAAGGCGGACATCCGCGAGGAGCTCGGTCCGGAGTTCAAGGACTTCGACTTCGAGGACCTCAACCCCAAGACGTTCCTGCGCAAGCAGCTGGACAACGACGAACTGGGGCTCAAGGAGATCCGCAACGGCTTCGACCTGAAGAAGGAGATGGCCGAGGTCACGGAGGCCGTGCAGAGCGCGGACACCCCGAGTTCCTCGCCCTCTTCGAGTGGTCGGCTCGACATGACGAAGAAGCCCGAGGAGCCGGAGAGGGACGACCGCCCGCCCTTCGACGCGGACGCCACCTGA
- a CDS encoding DUF1003 domain-containing protein, translated as MTPERESTRERTPAGATATTRTRARLDQPRPPRRRFLPEYDPEAFGRMSERIARFLGTGRFIVWMTVVIIAWVLWNIFAPRDVRFDNYPFIFLTLMLSLQASYAAPLILLAQNRQDDRDRVNLEQDRKQNERSIADTEYLTREIAALRIGLGEVATRDWIRSELQDLVKELEERENGHHKHVVFPAERSHGRDVDDR; from the coding sequence ATGACTCCTGAGCGCGAGTCCACGCGGGAGAGGACACCGGCGGGCGCGACCGCCACCACCCGGACCCGGGCCCGGCTCGACCAGCCGCGTCCGCCCCGGCGCCGGTTCCTGCCCGAGTACGACCCCGAGGCGTTCGGGCGGATGTCGGAGCGGATCGCGCGGTTCCTGGGGACCGGGCGGTTCATCGTCTGGATGACGGTCGTCATCATCGCGTGGGTGCTGTGGAACATCTTCGCGCCCCGGGACGTCCGCTTCGACAACTACCCGTTCATCTTCCTCACCCTGATGCTGTCGCTCCAGGCCTCCTACGCGGCCCCGCTGATCCTGCTCGCGCAGAACCGGCAGGACGACCGCGATCGGGTCAACCTCGAACAGGACCGCAAGCAGAACGAGCGGTCGATCGCGGACACCGAGTACCTCACCCGCGAGATCGCCGCCCTGCGCATCGGCCTCGGCGAGGTCGCGACCCGGGACTGGATCCGCTCCGAACTCCAGGATCTGGTGAAAGAGCTGGAGGAACGGGAGAACGGCCACCACAAACACGTCGTATTCCCGGCGGAACGGTCGCATGGACGTGACGTAGACGACCGGTGA
- the sigE gene encoding RNA polymerase sigma factor SigE, whose protein sequence is MLRRFLGSAGRPKSVNDTAADHSHAADHAQTATFSTDADGQAWTPPTWEEIVSTHSGRVYRLAYRLTGNQHDAEDLTQEVFVRVFRSLSTYTPGTFEGWLHRITTNLFLDMVRRKQRIRFDALGEDAAERLPSREPSPQQVFNDAHFDADVQQALDTLAPEFRAAVVLCDIEGLSYEEIAATLGVKLGTVRSRIHRGRSQLRKALAHRSPEARAERRSFVARVPALGGGGATA, encoded by the coding sequence GTGCTCCGGCGCTTTCTCGGATCGGCGGGCAGGCCGAAATCCGTGAACGACACCGCTGCTGACCACAGCCACGCCGCTGACCATGCCCAGACCGCGACCTTCTCCACCGACGCGGACGGGCAGGCGTGGACTCCGCCCACCTGGGAGGAGATCGTCAGCACCCACAGCGGCCGTGTGTACCGGCTCGCGTACCGCCTGACGGGGAACCAGCACGACGCCGAGGACCTGACGCAAGAGGTCTTCGTCCGGGTGTTCCGTTCGCTGTCGACCTACACGCCCGGCACCTTCGAAGGCTGGCTGCACCGCATCACCACCAACCTCTTCCTGGACATGGTCCGCCGCAAGCAGCGCATCCGTTTCGACGCGCTGGGGGAGGACGCGGCCGAGCGACTGCCCAGCCGCGAGCCGTCGCCCCAGCAGGTCTTCAACGACGCGCACTTCGACGCCGACGTCCAGCAGGCCCTGGACACCCTCGCCCCGGAGTTCCGGGCGGCGGTCGTCCTGTGCGACATCGAGGGTCTCTCGTACGAGGAGATCGCCGCGACCCTGGGCGTCAAGCTCGGTACGGTCCGTTCCCGGATCCACCGCGGCCGCTCCCAGCTCCGCAAGGCCCTCGCGCACCGCTCGCCGGAAGCACGGGCCGAGCGCCGCTCCTTCGTGGCGCGTGTGCCCGCGCTGGGGGGAGGGGGCGCGACCGCGTGA
- a CDS encoding magnesium and cobalt transport protein CorA yields the protein MSMIRDLRAVVRPSRPSLRKDGGAYDTTRDPGTPSAVVDCAVYRDGARLDAGKPLTPHEAMRLVRRDGGFVWIGLHEPTEAEFAVIAREFGLHPLAVEDAVQAHQRPKLERYDDSLFTVFKTIHYVEHDQLTANSEVVETGEVMCFTGRDFFITVRHGGQGSLRALRHRLQDDPELLARGPSAVLHSIADHVVDGYVAVADAVQDDIDEVETEVFTPGRKGGVSRGVDSARIYQLKREVLEFKRAVSPLLRPMQLLSERPMRLIDPDIQKYFRDVADHLARVHEQVIGFDELLNSILQANLAQASVAQNEDMRKITAWAAIIAVPTMVTGVYGMNFEHMPELHAKYGYPAVLTFTVAVCLAIHRTLKRNGWL from the coding sequence ATGTCGATGATCCGCGACCTGCGTGCCGTGGTCCGCCCGTCCCGTCCCTCCCTGCGCAAGGACGGCGGCGCGTACGACACGACCCGCGACCCCGGCACCCCCTCGGCCGTCGTCGACTGCGCCGTGTACCGCGACGGCGCCCGCCTCGACGCCGGCAAGCCGCTCACCCCGCACGAGGCGATGCGCCTGGTGCGCCGTGACGGCGGCTTCGTGTGGATCGGCCTGCACGAGCCGACCGAGGCCGAATTCGCCGTCATCGCCCGGGAGTTCGGACTCCACCCGCTCGCCGTCGAGGACGCCGTACAGGCCCACCAGCGCCCCAAGCTGGAGCGCTACGACGACTCCCTCTTCACCGTCTTCAAGACCATCCACTACGTCGAGCACGACCAACTCACCGCCAACAGCGAGGTAGTTGAGACCGGCGAGGTCATGTGCTTCACCGGGCGGGACTTCTTCATCACCGTCCGGCACGGCGGCCAGGGTTCCCTGCGGGCGCTGCGGCACCGGCTGCAGGACGACCCGGAGCTGCTCGCGCGCGGTCCCTCGGCGGTGCTGCACTCGATCGCCGACCACGTCGTCGACGGCTATGTCGCGGTCGCTGACGCGGTGCAGGACGACATCGACGAGGTCGAGACCGAGGTGTTCACGCCGGGCCGCAAGGGCGGGGTCTCGCGCGGTGTCGACTCGGCGCGGATCTACCAACTCAAGCGCGAGGTACTGGAGTTCAAGCGCGCGGTGTCGCCGCTGCTGCGCCCGATGCAGCTGCTGAGCGAGCGGCCGATGCGGCTGATCGACCCGGACATCCAGAAGTACTTCCGCGATGTCGCCGACCACCTCGCCCGGGTCCACGAGCAGGTCATCGGCTTCGACGAGCTGCTCAACTCGATCCTCCAGGCCAACCTCGCGCAGGCGTCCGTAGCCCAGAACGAGGACATGCGGAAGATCACCGCGTGGGCCGCGATCATCGCCGTACCGACGATGGTGACGGGCGTGTACGGCATGAACTTCGAGCACATGCCGGAGCTGCACGCGAAGTACGGGTATCCGGCGGTGCTCACCTTCACCGTGGCCGTCTGTCTCGCCATCCACCGCACACTGAAGCGCAACGGCTGGCTGTGA
- a CDS encoding DivIVA domain-containing protein, which translates to MFMFLFLVVGLAVVVGAVTLSVIGGGESAPLPDVTPERLDDPLPPDRPVNHADIETLRFPLAARGYRMAEVDDALGRIAAELAERDARIADLEHALAGAQASAHVSMQKPAEGDQQ; encoded by the coding sequence ATGTTCATGTTCCTGTTCCTGGTCGTCGGGCTCGCCGTCGTGGTCGGCGCCGTGACCCTCTCGGTGATCGGCGGCGGCGAGAGCGCTCCGCTGCCCGACGTCACGCCCGAGCGCCTCGACGACCCGCTGCCCCCGGACCGGCCGGTGAACCACGCCGACATCGAGACCCTCCGCTTCCCGCTCGCCGCGCGGGGCTACCGCATGGCCGAGGTGGACGACGCGCTGGGCCGCATCGCCGCCGAACTCGCCGAGCGCGACGCCCGGATCGCCGACCTGGAGCACGCGCTCGCGGGCGCGCAGGCCAGCGCCCACGTCTCCATGCAGAAGCCGGCCGAAGGCGACCAGCAGTGA
- a CDS encoding DUF3117 domain-containing protein, whose product MAAMKPRTGDGPLEVTKEGRGIVMRVPLEGGGRLVVELTPDEADALGDALKKVVG is encoded by the coding sequence ATGGCGGCCATGAAGCCGCGGACGGGCGATGGCCCGCTCGAGGTGACCAAGGAGGGGCGGGGCATCGTCATGCGCGTTCCGCTCGAAGGCGGCGGGCGGCTCGTCGTCGAGCTGACCCCTGACGAGGCCGACGCGCTGGGCGACGCCCTCAAGAAGGTCGTCGGCTGA
- a CDS encoding enoyl-CoA hydratase/isomerase family protein has product MADTVLYEVSDGLATITLNRPEAMNALNIATKVALREAVQSAAADDAVRAVLLTAAGERAFCVGQDLKEHITLLASDREAGTGATMTTVKEHYNPIVRALAGMAKPVVAGVNGVAAGAGFGLALAADYRVVADTAGFNTSFAGVALTADSGISWTLPRVVGPGRASDLLLFPRTIKAQDAYDLGIANRLVPVGELHAEAEKVARQLADGPTVAYAALKEAVAFGLTHTLEETLQKEDELQSWAGASEDHAIAVQAFVNKEKPKYLGR; this is encoded by the coding sequence ATGGCCGACACCGTGCTCTACGAGGTGAGCGACGGACTCGCGACGATCACGCTGAACCGCCCCGAGGCGATGAACGCGCTGAACATCGCGACCAAAGTCGCCCTCCGGGAGGCGGTCCAGTCCGCGGCGGCCGATGACGCCGTACGGGCGGTGCTGCTGACCGCGGCCGGGGAGCGGGCGTTCTGCGTCGGCCAGGACCTGAAGGAGCACATCACGCTGCTCGCCTCCGACCGGGAGGCCGGTACCGGGGCCACGATGACCACGGTGAAGGAGCACTACAACCCCATCGTGCGGGCGCTGGCCGGGATGGCGAAGCCCGTCGTCGCCGGGGTCAACGGGGTCGCCGCGGGCGCCGGTTTCGGGCTCGCGCTGGCCGCGGACTACCGGGTCGTGGCGGACACGGCCGGCTTCAACACGTCCTTCGCCGGGGTCGCCCTGACCGCGGACTCCGGCATCTCCTGGACGCTGCCGCGGGTCGTTGGTCCCGGCCGCGCCTCCGACCTGCTGCTGTTCCCGCGGACGATCAAGGCGCAGGACGCGTACGACCTGGGGATCGCCAACCGGCTCGTGCCCGTCGGCGAGCTGCACGCCGAGGCGGAGAAGGTGGCCCGGCAGCTGGCGGACGGGCCGACGGTGGCTTACGCGGCGCTGAAGGAGGCCGTGGCCTTCGGCCTGACGCACACCCTTGAGGAGACGCTGCAGAAAGAAGACGAACTGCAATCTTGGGCGGGCGCGTCGGAGGATCACGCGATCGCCGTGCAGGCCTTCGTCAACAAGGAGAAGCCGAAGTATCTGGGACGCTGA
- a CDS encoding DNA-3-methyladenine glycosylase I, which yields MTEGGAVAGPDGALRCPWALSTEDYVAYHDEEWGRPVHGDDALYERLSLEAFQSGLSWITILRRREGFRAAFAGFKIAEVATFTDTDRERLLADTGIIRNRLKVDATIANARVLVDWAPGELDEFIWSHAPKPGPAPKTLGDVPAVTAESTALSKALKKRGLKFVGPTTAYALMQACGLVNDHLKSCAARSAL from the coding sequence GTGACCGAGGGCGGGGCCGTCGCCGGTCCGGACGGCGCCCTGCGCTGCCCCTGGGCACTCTCCACGGAGGACTACGTCGCGTACCACGACGAGGAGTGGGGCCGCCCGGTCCACGGCGACGACGCCCTCTACGAGCGCCTCAGCCTGGAGGCCTTCCAGTCCGGCCTCTCCTGGATCACGATCCTGCGCCGCCGCGAGGGCTTCCGGGCGGCGTTCGCGGGCTTCAAGATCGCGGAGGTGGCGACCTTCACGGACACCGACCGCGAACGCCTCCTCGCCGACACCGGCATCATCCGCAACCGCCTCAAGGTCGACGCGACGATCGCCAACGCGCGCGTGCTGGTCGACTGGGCGCCGGGTGAGCTGGACGAGTTCATCTGGTCCCACGCCCCGAAGCCGGGCCCGGCCCCGAAGACACTCGGGGACGTCCCGGCGGTGACGGCGGAGTCGACGGCTCTGTCGAAGGCCCTGAAGAAGCGCGGCTTGAAGTTCGTGGGGCCCACGACGGCGTACGCCCTGATGCAGGCGTGCGGACTGGTCAACGACCACCTGAAATCCTGCGCGGCGAGAAGCGCCCTTTAA